From the Lathyrus oleraceus cultivar Zhongwan6 chromosome 4, CAAS_Psat_ZW6_1.0, whole genome shotgun sequence genome, one window contains:
- the LOC127075127 gene encoding transcription factor SRM1, whose translation MDELGMFGQWSREQDMAFENALANYPEDDMDRWVKIASVVPGKTLGEVMRHYAILVDDVSHIESGYVPLPCYNASKSNKERRRGVPWTEDEHRSFLIGLEKYGDGDWRSISRRCVVTRTPTQVASHAQKYKIRQKSMNQKKERRRRSSIHDVTLEKNVDIPGPQAPITGQASDSAASSAGQSATQVPPPPPAGMLAAAAPAGMHASAAPAGMHASAAPAGMHAAAAPAGMYAAAPPAGIKTLDNPPAPPVGIRTIDNLPAPPAGIYAAPGIWKPVGGPVVSADGTTPVNLTASGHTAYGHAPVSGTGIQEAPMNFSSLKYIMQHTSTRS comes from the exons ATGGATGAACTGGGTATGTTTGGTCAGTGGAGCAGAGAGCAAGACATGGCATTTGAAAATGCATTGGCGAATTATCCTGAGGATGATATGGATCGATGGGTGAAAATTGCGTCTGTTGTACCGGGAAAAACTTTAGGAGAGGTTATGCGTCACTATGCGATTTTGGTTGATGATGTTAGCCACATTGAATCTGGTTATGTGCCGTTACCGTGTTATAATGCGTCAAAGTCTAATAAAGAACGGCGAAGGGGTGTTCCTTGGACTGAAGATGAACACAG GTCATTTCTTATAGGCTTGGAGAAGTATGGAGATGGTGACTGGCGAAGTATATCAAGGAGGTGTGTGGTGACAAGAACACCTACACAAGTAGCAAGCCATGCTCAGAAATACAAAATTCGTCAGAAATCAATGAATCagaagaaagaaagaagaaggCGATCCAGCATACATGATGTCACCCTGGAGAAAAATGTAGACATTCCGGGGCCTCAAGCACCAATTACTGGTCAGGCAAGCGATTCTGCTGCAAGTTCTGCTGGACAATCAGCCACACAAGTTCCTCCACCTCCACCTGCTGGAATGTTAGCTGCAGCCGCACCTGCTGGAATGCATGCCTCAGCCGCGCCTGCTGGAATGCATGCCTCAGCCGCACCTGCTGGAATGCATGCCGCAGCGGCACCTGCTGGAATGTATGCTGCAGCCCCACCTGCTGGAATCAAAACTTTAGATAATCCTCCGGCCCCACCTGTTGGAATCAGAACTATAGATAATCTTCCTGCCCCACCTGCTGGAATTTATGCTGCTCCTGGGATCTGGAAACCTGTAGGAGGACCGGTTGTATCTGCAGATGGCACCACTCCAGTGAATCTTACTGCTTCTGGACACACGGCTTATGGTCATGCGCCGGTTTCTGGGACAGGTATTCAGGAGGCACCAATGAACTTTAGTTCTCTGAAATATATCATGCAACATACATCTACTCGCTCGTGA